One Helicoverpa zea isolate HzStark_Cry1AcR chromosome 11, ilHelZeax1.1, whole genome shotgun sequence genomic window carries:
- the LOC124634349 gene encoding uncharacterized protein LOC124634349 has protein sequence MFTLVGQRVLHKCLKILRLTVADFSNLPDIKKLNAVRTVEKIIDNNTSIFIESPIHVKIQPIDVNDLKAHNKLTMTLYSQGKQTSDFQVKQTSKRLELLNKNTTSDRNDVCVIQVPYNLKVQVTTTDYASVHLAKLEGEEFVVKTQKGAVNVSDLKAQNIVVESIEGEVKSEGRLQASSIDLKTGLNSGITCNNIMSNGFNVTTHAGSIVVKSCYSDRSHFTTLMGNLRLDSLHRSVLIDVIQKGNLHITGFSGNLQASLKSGEVYMHASQFTDKSSIFIHEKGKVELLIPDILKNLPATNLIAEKIFVDEKILKLGRFMDDSYPKRFRFEKEPHHELHVVCKNGSIELKETDLPFFQ, from the coding sequence ATGTTCACCTTGGTGGGGCAGCGGGTCTTACATAAGTGCCTCAAGATTTTGAGGTTAACTGTTGCAGATTTTAGCAACTTGCCCGACATTAAAAAATTGAATGCGGTTAGGACTGTCGAAAAGATAATAGATAACAACACAAGCATCTTCATCGAAAGTCCTATTCATGTAAAGATCCAGCCAATCGATGTGAACGACTTAAAGGCTCACAACAAACTGACCATGACACTGTACAGCCAAGGCAAACAGACCAGTGACTTCCAAGTGAAACAAACGTCCAAGCGCCTGGAGCTGCTCAACAAGAACACTACGTCCGACAGGAACGACGTCTGCGTCATCCAGGTTCCTTATAACTTGAAGGTGCAAGTGACTACAACTGATTATGCTTCTGTTCACCTAGCCAAGCTAGAGGGCGAAGAGTTTGTAGTTAAAACGCAGAAAGGAGCAGTGAATGTTTCCGATCTTAAAGCTCAGAACATAGTTGTAGAGAGCATTGAAGGGGAAGTCAAATCTGAGGGGAGATTACAAGCCAGCAGCATAGATCTGAAAACTGGCCTTAATTCTGGAATCACTTGTAACAATATTATGTCTAATGGCTTTAATGTTACGACACATGCTGGGTCAATAGTTGTAAAGTCTTGTTACAGTGACAGATCTCATTTTACCACATTAATGGGCAACCTGAGACTAGACAGTCTGCACAGATCAGTACTGATTGATGTTATTCAGAAAGGCAACTTACATATAACAGGTTTCTCAGGGAACTTGCAGGCTTCTCTCAAAAGCGGAGAAGTATACATGCATGCTTCCCAATTTACAGACAAGAGCAGTATTTTCATACACGAGAAGGGCAAAGTTGAGCTGCTAATACCGGATATACTAAAGAATTTGCCTGCTACTAATTTAatagcagaaaaaatatttgttgatgAGAAGATATTGAAGTTAGGCAGATTTATGGATGATTCGTATCCAAAGAGGTTCCGCTTCGAGAAGGAACCACACCACGAGTTGCATGTAGTTTGTAAGAATGGCTCAATTGAGTTGAAGGAAACAGACTTACCATTTTTTCAGTAG